Genomic segment of Deltaproteobacteria bacterium:
ACGTCTGCTTATGCAAGGTTTTCACAGAAAAATTCAATCCTTATCTCAGTCCCTCGATTCTCTTTCGATTCAAGGGTCATATTCCCCCCCAAAAGGCGGGTTCTTTCCTCCATGCCAAGCAGCCCCAAACCTTTGTTTAAAGCTTCGCGAGTGTCAAATCCTGACCCGTCATCTTCAATGCGCAAAACAATTTTAGAGTCCCTTTTCTTTAGCTCCACAACGGCGTGAATGGCGCGGGCGTGCTTCTCAATGTTGCATAAGCCTTCCTGAACGATCCGGTAAAGGGCTGTTTCCACATCCTTATTCCCAAGCTTACCGGCAAGACTTGTTTTTAGGACAATGCGAATACCGGTCCTGGCGTCAAAATCCTCACAAAGAGAACGCAAAGCAGGGATCAAGCCCAGGTCATCCAACGCAGAAGGCCGTAGATTCATGGCCAATCGATCCGTTTCCCGGACTGTCTGTTCCAAGAGCAATTCAGCCTTGGACAAGTGTTCCATGGCTGTATGCCTGCTTTCTGTCAACCCGTCTTTGGCCAGGGACAAATACAAACCCATGGTATTCAATGCCTGACCAATCCCATCGTGCAGTTCCCGAGAAACGTGTTTCCTATACTTTTCATCAGATTCTCTGATTCTCTTTTGGAGTATTCTGGTTTCAGTTACATTCCGTATGATCTTAACGCCATAGGCGACATCACCTCGTTCGTTTCTTATAGGATACCAGGAAGTCTCGTGATAGCACAAGTCGCCTTTCCTGTCCGTAAACTTGACCATGTTACACTGGGTTTGCGTCAAAGCCACAGGAGAGGTAACGGGGCATTTCCCTTGCTCCAAGAGACAGGGTTCACCCAGGCTCTTGAATACTGCAAAGCAATACTTGTTTATGACCTGTTCCCTTGTCACCTCCCTTCTTCTTAAATATGATTCGTTTACTTCCACAATCCTCAAATCCTTATCAATGACCAGGATGTCCTCTCCAATGCCGTCTATCATGGTCCGCAAGAAATCCCTGGTTTTCGCAAGTTCCTCTACAAGCAGAGATTTCTCTTCTAAATAGCTGCAAACTTGCCAGAAAAAACTCGCGTTAACATGATCTATGACTTGGATGTGGGTTGGCTTGGTTCGAATGATGGTGTCACGAACCTCATCGGTTCCAGTGAGTTCAATGATAAACTTCAGGTCTTCAAGGTCGTAAAAATCTTTGTAATCCGTGGTGGTAAATATCCCCTGTTGTCTTGCAAATTGAAATCCCGCGGCTCCTTCATCAATATCGGCCACACCCACTATTTCTGGCATCTGAACATCTTCATGGGCAAGGAACCTCTGCAAAACGGCCAAACAGGCAGCGCCCCCACCTACAATTGCGATTTTCAACCTTTTGGCTGGTACAGTCATTGCAATCTGCCGGCTAAAATAAACTTAGGCGTTCCCCTAAAACGTAGGCTCATTATTGCATGGCCCCGCCCCGTAAAACCTGTATCCATGACCGTGACATACCCCACAGCCCCCCCACTGATCATGATCAACGGGAATGTTGTGGCAAGTCTGGCAGGTTGCATACCAATCTGCGATCTCATCGCATGTTCCAGTATCTTCAGCAACAAGCACACCGTTTATCCACCTTCTGATCAGATGCGGCTTCCGTTTAGCGCCGTGGGGTTCATGGCAGTCTGTGCAGGAAAGTACATAGTTGGAATTCGCTGAGTCCACATAAGGGGCCTTTAGCGTTCCCTCAAAGGCAATGCCCTGATTACAGGTATTGGCAAGATACTCGCCGTGTCTGTCTGCAGTCCAGTCAATCGCCTTTACAGTTGCGCCTCTCTCTTGATCATATTGTGGATCTTTGTGGCAATCCAGGCAGAAGGTCACGTAATCCGGCATATTGGAACCGTCGGAAGTGGTATTACCCGCAGGCTCAAATGGTCCATTCTCGGGGCTCCATGGTCCATTGCCGTAATACGGGGCCTGATAGTTATTGTAGGAGCTCATCCGTTCGTCTATATCATCACCCCAGAGATTGTTGTGGTCAGAGGGTCGCGAGATGGCGGTCTTGAGCTTGCCCTGCGCAATCTCTACTTCCCAGTCCCTTTGAACCAGATGAGGATTGTGACACCCTGAACAAGGATCAGGACTGGAGCCAAATCCCCATTTACCTTCCATAAAATCCCGGATTGCTTTCAGGTCGTGGCTGGACCCGCAATTGGCAAACTGTGAATCCAAGGCACAGAATTGTTCCCGTATGTTCGCGTAATGCTGTGTCGCACCTCCAAAATTGACACTATAAGGATAATTGACCACGGCCTGACCTTCGCTGTTCATACCTCTGTGGCACCAGTAGCAAAACAGGTCGCACCGGGTGGTAACAAAATCATAAAAGAGCGCGTACTCATGGGGGCCCAACACTTCGCCGCCTATACTTCCATGCTGCTCGTGACAATGGGCACAATTGCCCGTTGCGTACCCGACCGCCGCCGTTCTATCCCGATTGACACCATATGTGCTGCTACCGTGGGCCGAATCGAGATAAGGCCCGGCAAAACCCGGGTTGACCGCGTACAACAGTAATGCCACTGTTGCCGTCAGAACAATAAGCGCCAACCTATGAATTCTAAACTCGAATGTCCCACGTATCACAATATGACAGACCTTTCTCGCAATACTCAAGAATCACCAAGCCACTCATCTGTTGGAATCCTAGCCTGTTTAAGTATTTCTTTTACCAATTCTGATGAAATCTCTTTGCCATGCGGATTTGGGATAATCTGCCTGTATTTGCCCCTCTTCATGTAGCTATGCTTACCCCCTCCGAAGGGGCCTTCAAAACCAAGCTTATTAAGCCTTCTTATCAGCTCTGCTCTTGAACAGGAAAATATCTTAGCCATAAGTTGCTTTACTTAAACCTTCCTTAGCTTCCAACTGCTCCATAGCACTTGCCAACTCCACCCCATTGACTACCGGGATTTCTTCGCCTTCTCTTAAGCCAACTGTAACCCAAAGCTCTATGGCATCTATGAGATTGTCCCGCGCATCTTCAAAATCATCGCCTTGTGTCATGCAACCCGGCAAAACAGAGGTTGTTGCCACAACACAACCAGTTTCAGCATCTCGTACGTATTTTGCAGTTTTAAGGACTTCCCTTACATACTCTTTGAAGCCAACGTATTTCATCGTTCCCCCATAATATTACTTGCCCATCTTGCCCCTGGCGGCTTGAAAACATGTATCGGTTGTCTGCGTTTAAATAAACACCAATAACATCGGACCCAACATCCCTGAACGTCACGAACGCTTCCACACCTCCAGGCAATAATCAAGGAGTGACGTAAGCCTTGGTTCTAATTCAGCCCACGTATCATATTCGTCCCGGCCAAGCATAAACACAAGATCTACTGCATAGGAAGACTTGTTTCCTGAACTGTCAGCTTTTTCATGAACATGATCTGTAACAATGCAACTTGCACCCCGGCCCAGGGAAAATACATATGTATCAGAGGTGCGTTTTGATGAGTAAAAACGAAACGGGCTGGTCACACTGTAGCTTGCCCGTTGATCTGAAGGACGCTCACTTTCCCCTATCATAAACCCGGGAAATGGATGAACGCCTTTGTTTTTGCACAGATCAATTCTTTGCTGTTCCTTTTCGTTCAGGAAAAAAATCGACAGGACCTGCTGGCTGCAAATCGCCATCCAGATGCCTGTGGATTTAAGGACTTCAGGCAAGAAAGCCTGATCATCGTCCATGTGGTCCGCAAAAAACGCCTGGACTATTTCCACCGCTTTCTGAGTAACTTCCTGTGTTGTTACAGTTTTTTTCACTGCATAGCCCAAGGGAACGAAAAGAAGTTTATTCTTTGAATTGTAGTGAGACACGACAATTCAAAAACCACACTCTCTGATCTAAAGGCACTATACCTTCGAATTATTAGCCTAATTATGCCTTTCTTTTTGTTTTTCGTCCTCTCAACGCAAAACAAAAAAACTCTTAAACTCTGAGTCCTTTGCGTCTCAGCAGTGGGACATAAGTTCTTTCTGTCAGAAAAAACACGAATTTCGTTGATAATAAACTAAAATTTATAATACCGTTTCACAACTTATTTTACAACCAAAATCATATGGACTCCATAACCTGGTCAAAGTCACAATAGCCCCGTTATCTCAGTGCCTTCGTGTCTTTGTAACTAAAAAGCTCAAAAAACCCCTCGTCAAGATCGGCCATTCATGGTATTATAAAATTTATTATGGAGAGCACTCAGTGTCTCTAGTGAGTGAAACGAACGGGCGGTGCATATTCGACCGCAAGACAAGAAGCTGGAAAATGGAATCCATTCCCTCCTTCCAGTAATAAACTACAGATAAGAGGTGATGTTAAAATGAAAATAGCCATTTATGTAGCATTTGCCGCGCTGGTCCTTGTAGCATCCATCTTTATCCTGAAACCTAAAAGCGAGAAGCCTGACACCACCGAAACGCCGAAGGTAACCAGTCACATCGCTGACACAGACGTATCATCCCCGGCGCCTGCCGCGCCTGGCGAGAAAAAGCCTTCGACCGCAATACCCGCAGAAAAAAAAAGCAAGCGAACCCAAACTATAGCCAAGCCTTCTGAGCCCCCTGACAAGGCTCCCAGACCCTTCGATTTCTCTGACACAGAGCAAGACTTCGTCCGAGCACAAAGATCACCCTTTGATACGTCCGAAGCGCCAACGTTTCCACCCTTGCCATCCACCATGGACGATGACTTTTCATCCTTTGCCGATTTTCCCACAAAAGGCATCGACGATGACGACTTCGGCAACGATGGCCTCAGCAGTGATATGGACTTTTTCCGCAAAGACGAACTCGAAAAACCACTCGATTCCGGCGAGCTTAGATGACCTCCAAAACAGGGCGAAATCGGCTGGGGCAAAATCAATCCTGCGGACTGGTCATTTTTGTAGAGGATCGTCTATGAAGCTTCAGTGACGTTGAGAAAAATCGGGGATCTCCCGCACCCTAC
This window contains:
- a CDS encoding PAS domain-containing protein, which translates into the protein MTVPAKRLKIAIVGGGAACLAVLQRFLAHEDVQMPEIVGVADIDEGAAGFQFARQQGIFTTTDYKDFYDLEDLKFIIELTGTDEVRDTIIRTKPTHIQVIDHVNASFFWQVCSYLEEKSLLVEELAKTRDFLRTMIDGIGEDILVIDKDLRIVEVNESYLRRREVTREQVINKYCFAVFKSLGEPCLLEQGKCPVTSPVALTQTQCNMVKFTDRKGDLCYHETSWYPIRNERGDVAYGVKIIRNVTETRILQKRIRESDEKYRKHVSRELHDGIGQALNTMGLYLSLAKDGLTESRHTAMEHLSKAELLLEQTVRETDRLAMNLRPSALDDLGLIPALRSLCEDFDARTGIRIVLKTSLAGKLGNKDVETALYRIVQEGLCNIEKHARAIHAVVELKKRDSKIVLRIEDDGSGFDTREALNKGLGLLGMEERTRLLGGNMTLESKENRGTEIRIEFFCENLA
- a CDS encoding type II toxin-antitoxin system HicA family toxin — its product is MAKIFSCSRAELIRRLNKLGFEGPFGGGKHSYMKRGKYRQIIPNPHGKEISSELVKEILKQARIPTDEWLGDS
- a CDS encoding type II toxin-antitoxin system HicB family antitoxin, whose translation is MKYVGFKEYVREVLKTAKYVRDAETGCVVATTSVLPGCMTQGDDFEDARDNLIDAIELWVTVGLREGEEIPVVNGVELASAMEQLEAKEGLSKATYG